AGCGGACTCACCAGCCAGGGAGTCTCCGCGTGGGCTTTGATATtcaaacctctttttttttctcttaaacgTTTAAAAACTGTATTGTTTTGcgctttaatttatttttgcttcttattCTCGTCTCAATCGTGCCAACGGTTTGAGGAGGTTGCTCCTTCACTCCCTCAAATCACTTCGGATTTTGGAAATCAGCAGAGAAAAGAGGCAGCAAGAGCTCCAGAGGGAAGTCGAGGAAGCGAGAGACCGGTCAGAGAGCGCGCTGGCGAGCGAGCAGAGAGAAGGACAGGGGCAAAGTGACTGACCTGCTTTTGGGGGTGACCGTCAGAGCGCGGCGTGAGCCCTCCCCCTTGGGATCTTGCATCGGACCAGTCGCGCTGacggaaagacagacagacaccgcCCCCAGCCCCAGCGCCCACCTCCTCGCCGGCGGGCTGCCGACGGTGGACGCGGCGGCGAGCTGCGAGCAGGAGCCGGAGCCCGCGCCCGGAGGCGGGGTGGAGGGGGTCGGGGCTCGCGGGATTGCACTGAAACTTTTCGTCCAACTTCTGGGCTCTTCTCGCTGGGGAGTAGCCGTGGTCTGCGCCGGAGGAGGCAAACCGATCGGAGCTGGGAGAAGTGCTAGCTCGGGCCTGGAGAAGCCGGGGCccgaggagagagaggaggaagataaggaagaggagagggggccGCAGTGGGCGCTCGGCTCGCGGGAGCCGGGCTCATGGACGGGTGAGGCGGCCGTGTGCGCAGACAGTGCTCCAGCCGCGCGCGCGCCCCAGGCCCCGGCCCGGGCCTCGGTTCCAGAAGGGAGAGGAGCCCGCCAAGGCGCGCAAGAGAGCGGGCTGCCTCGCAGTCCGAGCCGGAGAGGGAGCGCGAGCCGCGCCGGCCCCGGACGGGCCTCCGAAACCATGAACTTTCTGCTCTCTTGGGTGCACTGGACCCTGGCTTTACTGCTGTACCTCCACCATGCCAAGGTAAGCGGTCGTGCCCGCCTGGTGTCGCCGGGCCGTGGCGAGCGCCTCTCCCGCTTGGGGACGTGCGTGCGTGCGAGCGAGCGCGCGCGTGGGGGCTTCGTGCCCCACGCGGGTCCTTGGGCACCGGGCGCGAGGCGTCCCCCTCTGTCGTCGTacgtggagggggagggggtgcgCGCTAGGTGGGAGGGCGCCAGGATAGTCTCGCCGCCCACGCGGGCCCTGCCCACCCACCAGAGTCACCGCACGTACGATCTGGGCCGAGCAGCCGAGGGcgggagccagaggaggaggccGAGGGGGCTGGGCTTGCGCTGTGGCTGGCGGCAGAAGTTTGCTCCGGGTCGCGGGTCCCCGGAGAACTGGAAGTCCGGGCAACGGGGGCGGGAGTCCGGAGCCCAGCGGGCATGCCTGGGGGTGCTCGGACCTTGGACCGGGGGAGGGCAGAGATCGTGGAGGGGGCAGGGAGCGAGCGACCGAGGGGGCTTTGCTGTCACTCCGCTCGGGTCTCTTGGGCCCTTGCAGTGAGTTTGGGAAAAGTTTTAGGACGGATTGCTGCGGGGACCCTATCCCACCCCTCCAGCTTGCTGGGCCACCTGCGCTGCGCCACCCCCTCCCGTCCCCGCTCGCGTCCCGCGCGGTGCCCGCCCTCCCCCGCCCGGCCGGGCGCGCGCGGCGCAGAGCCGATTACATCAGCCCGGGCCTGGCCGGCCTCGTGTTCCCGGAGCCGCGGCTGCGGGAGCCGGGAGACCCGGGCGACCAGCGGCGCCCCTCCCCCCCACCGGCCCTCCTCAAGGAAGGTGACCTCTAGAGGTATCCCCAGCCCTGTGACCCGGAGAAACTCCCATACCCTTTTCCTCCGACCCCAACTTGTACCCGTGCCTTGCGCTAGGAAGAATTTCCCGACGCCCCTTCCCCTTTTCCCCGTTTCCTGCCTGGGGTGGAGAGAAGCCCTTCCCACCCTTTTATATTTCCCTTCTCTCGGAGAAGACTCTAGAACCATTTCTGACCCCCGGGTCCAGGAAAAGGACGATGACTGTCAGAGGTGGGGGTGCTGAGGCCCACCCTCGGGCTCTTTGTGGAAACGCTAACCTAAGTTTTGAGTCGGTGGAGGTTGGTGTgctttcctcctctccccagccGCTCTAGTGAGCTGTGTGCTCCAGCGTTTATGGGGGTCAGTGAAGGGTAGACTGACATCACCCCACTTCCCCCTTTTTGGAAAAATGTCTTGATATTTGCTGTGACAGGGGCAGCCTGGAACTAGCCTTTCCCACACCTTTGGCAGGATCGCCTGTCAGTGTCTCACACACATACTTTGTCCTGGCAAAACCCGATGCTCAGAGAGCAGGTGGTTTAACTCTGAACTTGCCCacccagtttgcttcttaagggGTCCTTTCATGCTCTTTCCCACTAAGACTCAGCTAGAGAGCCTTCTTGGAGAGGgggcagaaggaaggagacaggcagGGGTCCCTGCCACCATCCAGAGTTCCTCAGACCCTGGCACAAAGGCCTTGGCTCTGGGCCTCCatgtggggaggaggggcaggagtgCCTGGCCACAGTGTGACCTTCAGAGGCCCCCAGAGAAGGGCACCTGGCCAGTCCCTGCCTAGAACCTCCCCATCTGGGAGGGGGTTcaaagtttcttttcctttctcccttggGCCTGAGATAGAGGACTGAGGGAGAATGTCACGAGGGTGTTGAGCTTGGTAGTTGAGAGCCTGAGGAGCAGAATCCAGGGCCTGCCTGAGGTAGCTGCAGTGGGAGGCTAGCTCTTGAGTAGGGCCACCTCTGACCTTGGCCCTGGTGACGAGACTGAGGGCTCTGGAGAGACTGCTATTTGGAGACTGTTggtggagaaggagagagacagatcaAGGGTGGGAATCATTCTCAGGGCAGTTGGAGGTCCAGGTTGGTGTGGGGCATGTGGCTGGGGAGTTGGTAGGACCAGGAGACCCTCAGGAAGGCCTAAAAGCATTCCCTTGCTCGCTATTGCCAGGTCCACATGGCCTTTTTGTTGACCTCCACAGCTtctggggaggggagaaaggagttGGTGGAGATCAGAAGGATGGGGGCTCAGGCCCAGGGTGGAGCAagagaccccctggaactgggcAGTTCTGAGGAGAAAGCTTTCATGGCTCCATTTGAGCAAAGTGCTCTGCCTAGGTGAGAGGCTTGGGgatgtggtgatggtggtggtggggggctggCCAGGCTTTGGAACTGCATTGAGGCTCTgggcaggcaggggtgggggggacaaCGGGACTCCCTTCCTTAGGGCCTTCCTCCTGGCTCTTCACCCCTTGAGCAACCTGTGGGCATGCTGGCTGTTCCTGAGGCCTGGGAAGGGTTTGGAGGGGGGGAGGGCAGTGAGTGCCCTTCGGTCCCCTGCACCCCCTCCCTCTTCAGCACCAGCTCACCCTGGTATTTGTCCTGTCAGCAGGAGAAGGTCACCATGTTGTTTTTCTCGCCCccagtccttccttcctgccccagtCCAAATTTGTCCTGCCTGACCTCACTCCTTACCCATGGCTTTGGACCAGGGCATCAGGggcagtgaggagagagaggaggcaagaATGAGGTGCTGGGGGCCTGCACAAGGCAGGGTTCTGGCATTTCCCTCCTGAATTGTGAGCGCCCCAGCACCTGGTTAGACTTTCACTTCATGGGTTCAGACCTGAGGCAGTCCAGGGGTAGTGGGTATGCTCTGGACCTGCGGGGACCCCTGACTCTTCCCTGTTTGgttcagaagccatggagaagctggaggctgggggctgggagagaggcaggaggggtcAGGGATTTAGTGGCCTGGCCTTTGCCTCCTgtggctgcctctgtctcttgccCTGCCAACACTTTTCACTCTTTGTTTTGCCCTTAGTGGTCCCAGGCTGCACCCACCACAGAAGGAGAGCAGAAAGCCCATGAAGGTGAGTCCCCATGCTCGGACTGGACCCCTTCCCTTGTCCCGAGGGTGCGTGGATAAGCCCCACTCCTCCTTTTCAGacttgggggtggggcggggcgtAGGAATATGAGGATCAAGATTTCGTGGGTACTTTGGGTTTAACTCTTGTGTTTCTTAAGGCATCTCCTCTTTGGCTTTCAGCTAGAAACAGGACTTGTTGCTTTTTCTAACGCCCTGTCCAGTAAAATTTTATCTGGAAAGGCTGCCGTGAGCCACAGATGAGGAAGGCACTGTTCAGGGTTTCCAGATGTTCAGGGAGGTATCCCTTGTATCCCCTACTCCCAGGGTAGGATAAACGTTTAGTACCACTTCCTACTCAGCCATGGCCCACCCGTGGGGGTTGTGACCCTTCCTGTGTGAGCTGGAGACAGGATAGGGGGACATCCGAATAGTACTGCCCAGCCCTGggtttgcatttctctgaggATGGCAGCTTCCGCAGACTGGGTGCTGTGAACTTCCCTGCAGGACCAGCAGAGGGCCGGCTGTAGCTCTTGGGCGCCCCGCCCCCCCTGCCCAACCCTGAGTCCGCCTGCCTTTTGTTCCAGTGTGGTTTGGAGTACCGGGATCCTCCCATTTCTCTGGGGGACGCCCTGGCTCTCCCCAGCACTGAGTGTGGCCTCTGCTCCAGCCGGATGCCACGCCCCCAGTGTCCTTCTTCTGTGTAGGGAAGGCCCTGGGGTCTTCCTCTAGGCTAATTTCCCTGACCCAAATCCAGTGTGGCTGCTGGAGCCAGCCAAGGAAGGCTGGTGATGTCCAGCCGGTTTTGCCTCCTCCCCCAGGAGCTCTTTCTCTGGCCCAGGGCCTGGCTTTCTGCCACTCCCTGGCCCCAGCCACTGACAGGCCCCCACTCCCAAAGTGCTATCcaccctttctgcttcctagtgGGCTCTGTGGTCTGGGAGAGGCGAGACAAATGGTCTTTGTTTGATGGAGAAAAGGTTGTCTGCCATGAATAAGGAAAACCACGAAAGCCTGATGCtggagtgtatgtgtgcacacgtcCGGAGTAGCAGGACAGCTTTccttgggggcaggggcaggcttCCATGGGTACTGGCCAAGGCATGTCCACCACCCCCTGTGGCCCTTTAGAAAGAATTCCTTTTACCTGCAGCTCCCATCCCCAGTCATTGCTCGGGTCATACCTTTCTGCTGCCTGCTCCTGTGTGGGGTCACTAACCGACCTGGGCCACCCCTGCCCCAGCCAAGATGAAGAAGGGTcagttaaaacaaaaattctgggTTAGTCATCTTCTATACAGACTTGCCTTGAAAAGAATTTTTCAGATCTGATCTTATGGACTTTTTGGGGGGCTGTGTTGTATGTTAACTCTTTGGGGGTATACAAGAATTCTGTGCTTGTTTGTCCACACAGAAAAGAGAGCCCTTGAGCAAGGCAGGGGGTGGCAGGTAGGTCACCCCCATTCCTTTTTCTATTTGACATCTGTGGACATCACCCCACCTTTCCCTCAATGCCCAGTTTCTCCCCAGCCAACCTGTCACACTCCTGGGTCCCAGCTTCTTTacctttctgggaaaaaaaaaaaaacccacgaaGAGCCAAGGGAGGTTTGGCTGTGGCCCTAAGTTGAGAGGGAGGGGGGCAGTGTAGTCTCTGGAGCGAACACTTAAAATGCCTTGGTGACATTCCAAACTTTGTCACCTGGAATGAGAAGAGAAGAGTTGTTTTCAGGGCTAGCAAAGAGAGACGGAACCCCACCTTCGTGCTCACTTAAGTGTCTTTAGAGGTCAGGCCAACCTGCTTCTACAGATAGCTGGTTGGAGGCCCAGAGACTGAAGGGACAGGCCCAAGGTCACACTAGCTGCTGGCAGAGCCTGGGCCCTCGTGGgcttgttctctcttctctcacttCAGGGGCAGGCTTCTGTCAGGTAGTGTTAGGGATGTGACCAGAGTGGCCAGCTGAGCCACCATTTGGTGTCCCAAAGAAGTCCTGCACTTCTCTACTGCCTGCCCCCTTGGCCCCGAATTCCCTTCCTGCTGACAAGTACGTCAGGCTGCCTGGGAAGTTGTCTCTCCCCTATCTTCCTCCGAGTCAGCTTCTAGAAGTGCTTTGTACAGAGGCGGCTCTTGTTTCTTCCATGATGCAAACAGTTTGCCCTCTTGGGCGGGGCTCTGAGTGCTGGCATGACCTGCATAGTGTGCTGCCCGCTGCCACCTGCTGACTTACTTGGAGTCTGGGGAGGTGGGACTGGCGACTGTGAGGTGACTCTTTAAGCctctgtgtttgtgcatgttgTGGGCGTGGAAGTCTTTGCTATCACAGCCCGTTCTGACTGCCTCTTACCAGCAGTGTGGCCTTTGGGACAAATTATGGAGTTTGTCTGAGCCTCTAGGTCCCCATTTATAAATAAGGTCCTGGTAGTACTTAGTAGTACTTAGGACTTACCGTGGGGTCCAGCATGTACTTGGTGAGTGGCTGTTGGCCTGGTGGGTGTAGTGGCCATAGCTGTGAGATGAAAGTGGAAAGCTGCTTGCTGTACCCACACTCAGACTGTCCTCTGGTACCATAGTTGGcccaggaacttgctttgtttTACAATGAGGAATGGCAGGCCACCTCCCCTGGACCCAGACCTAGAAACGAAGGAGGTGCTTCAGTTAGATTTTTAGAACTTACCTGATATGGAAGCCATGAGGAGCGGTCTTACAAAGCTAGGTGGGGAGAGAGGCTGATCATCTTTGTGTTACCAGCGGGCTCATGTGTTATCCCTCCCATGCAGTGGTCAAGTTCATGGACGTCTACAAGCGCAGCTACTGCCGTCCGATCGAGACCCTGGTGGACATCTTCCAGGAGTACCCTGATGAGATAGAGTATATCTTCAAGCCATCCTGTGTGCCCCTAATGAGGTGTGGGGGCTGCTGTAACGACGAGGCTCTGGAGTGTGTACCCACCTCGGAGAGCAACATCACCATGCAGGTAGGTGCCTGTGGCGTAGGGGACGGGGTgcaggaggggagggtggggcaAAGAGGGGCATTAGAAGGTTGTCTGGGCCTCTGCCTGGGAAACCCTTGATAGGAGGAGCTGAATTGGGGGTGAGGAGGTGAGGTTGGAGGTTCTTTTCTACAATGGGGAAGAAGATGGCTGCCTTTCTGCACTCCCCTGCTCGAGTTCTCGACGATCTGACCATGTCCTCCGCTTTGATGACCTTGCTCCCTCGGCTCAACAGGGGCTGATGCCTACAACAAGTGctcttctccttccctgggaGAGCAGCCCCAAAGCTTTCCCTGCTTGAGGGCTCCATTTTGGAAGCTGGATGGAACTGTAGAGTTAAAAGCTAGTCTTTTAGCTACATAGTGATGGGTGGATCTGGGCCCAGACGGggtggagagtgggagggagttgAGTGGCATGGAGTGGGTAGCTCTTAGGTAGCTGGTAAGGGTTAGGGTGAAGCTTGGGAGggatgaaggagggaagggattGGGATGGTGAGAATCCAGGACCTGAATTCCCAGCCTGGCCAACCCTTGCAGCTCAGTCTGCCCTCAAGAGCAGGCGCTCCTTAAAGCCTGCAGGGTTGGGGGAGTTGGGGTGGCCCAAGGCTCTTTTCTGTTAGAGCCTTGATCCCCCTACCTCCACCACCTATGCTCAATAGAACCCCTGGGTGCTGAATGACAGGAGCCCCGGGGTGTCCCATATGGGTATGGCTGGCTGGGTCACTAACCTCTGTGATCTGTTCCTTCCCTCTCCAGATCATGCGGATCAAACCTCACCAAAGCCAGCACATAGGAGAGATGAGCTTCCTACAGCATAGCAGATGTGAATGCAGGTGAGggcagcccccccaccccccgcccccctcAGGCAGCACCGGGCCGTGGCCCGCTCCAGAGCTGAGCCTGTTACACTTGTTAGCCCATGTCAGCCTTCCGACGAACTGTGACCTTGGGCATCTGACCTCAGTGTGCTTACCTCATGTGTTTTCCCCACTTCTAGAAAATGGGCACGACAGTTCAGTGTACCTCACCACAATGTTACAGGGACCGACTTTGCTGTGATGCATAAAGATTGAGATAGCGTTGCTAAATCATCAACATGGTGTTGTTACTGGGTTGTTGTCTTCTCTCCCCTTATTATCACCATctgattcctctgtgtcttgtcttctttctcctttccctaccTTTGCAGACcaaagaaagacagaacaaagccagaaaagtAAGTGACCACATGTTAGCACTTTTGTCCAGTTGTCTTGGTTTGGGGCTTTCGGCTTCCTCTCTGGGGTGCTCTGATGGCCTCAGTGGGTTGGGCCACTGGGTGGGTGGTGACATGGTGACGGTGACACAGTGGCCAGAGTGGGATGGAGCCAGCTTCAGGCATATAGCTCCAGGATGATGAAGACATCCAAGCTGGAGTCTGCTCTTTGCTCTGAAGAAGatggtgtcccccccccccccccgggttcAGGTCCCTTCTGGCCAGCACTCACTGTTTCAGTGTGGGTGGCGGAGGGGGTGCTGTGGGCACCCACAGTGGAGTGAAGGACAGGGAGCTGGTGTTAGAGGGATTTTCTGTGTATCAGAGGACGTGGCCTTGGCCTTGTTCGGTGGTGACTGTGGCTGTCCAGGTTTCTTAAGGTCCCAGGAGATTTCTTGGTGTGTGTATGCTTTCCACAAGAGTGGGGCAGGCAGCAGACTCCGGCCTCTTAGTAGGGTAGGAAAAGTGGTGCGGTGGCCATTTTTTGAGGCTTCCAGTTGCTTGTTGTGTAAGGATGGTGGGGGGAAGGGCTGACACTGATGGGGAA
The sequence above is drawn from the Onychomys torridus chromosome 18, mOncTor1.1, whole genome shotgun sequence genome and encodes:
- the Vegfa gene encoding vascular endothelial growth factor A isoform X4, with the translated sequence MTGAPGCPIWVWLAGSLTSVICSFPLQIMRIKPHQSQHIGEMSFLQHSRCECRPKKDRTKPEKCDKPRR
- the Vegfa gene encoding vascular endothelial growth factor A isoform X1, encoding MDVYKRSYCRPIETLVDIFQEYPDEIEYIFKPSCVPLMRCGGCCNDEALECVPTSESNITMQIMRIKPHQSQHIGEMSFLQHSRCECRPKKDRTKPENHCEPCSERRKHLFVQDPQTCKCSCKNTDSRCKARQLELNQRTCRCDKPRR
- the Vegfa gene encoding vascular endothelial growth factor A isoform X3, whose translation is MTGAPGCPIWVWLAGSLTSVICSFPLQIMRIKPHQSQHIGEMSFLQHSRCECRPKKDRTKPENHCEPCSERRKHLFVQDPQTCKCSCKNTDSRCKARQLELNQRTCRCDKPRR